Proteins encoded in a region of the Marinococcus sp. PL1-022 genome:
- the hpf gene encoding ribosome hibernation-promoting factor, HPF/YfiA family, which translates to MNFNIRGENLEVTPALRGYVEKKVSKLERYFDTTPVADVHVNMEVQNSEKILEVTIPMPQLLLRAEETHTDMYAAIDLATDKLERQIRKYKTKVNRKFRQNGKTSEVFKANIEELNEEIANGGVKEAPLTDEVTEEDDSLEIVRTKRFNLKPMDTEEAILQMDMLGHNFFVFANSVSGDTSVVYKRRDGRYGLIEPEE; encoded by the coding sequence ATGAACTTTAACATTCGCGGGGAAAACTTAGAGGTGACTCCAGCTCTTCGAGGTTACGTAGAAAAGAAAGTGAGCAAGCTTGAACGTTACTTTGATACAACCCCTGTGGCGGACGTCCATGTGAATATGGAAGTTCAAAACAGCGAGAAAATTTTAGAAGTGACCATCCCTATGCCGCAGCTGCTGCTCCGGGCAGAAGAAACGCATACGGATATGTATGCGGCGATCGATCTTGCGACGGACAAGCTCGAACGGCAGATTCGAAAATATAAAACAAAAGTAAACCGCAAGTTCCGCCAAAATGGCAAAACATCGGAAGTATTTAAAGCTAATATTGAAGAATTGAACGAAGAAATTGCCAATGGCGGGGTAAAAGAAGCTCCGTTAACTGATGAAGTGACTGAAGAGGACGACTCCCTTGAAATCGTCCGGACCAAACGGTTTAATTTAAAGCCGATGGATACGGAAGAAGCTATCCTTCAGATGGATATGCTGGGCCACAACTTTTTCGTCTTCGCTAATTCTGTCAGCGGTGACACCTCAGTCGTGTACAAACGTCGGGACGGGCGCTACGGGCTGATTGAGCCGGAAGAATAA